From Bacteroidota bacterium, a single genomic window includes:
- a CDS encoding N-acetylmuramoyl-L-alanine amidase — MSSVSDSRSNKRDILQAVYEDNLHTATPTARPRRVRRPARQDPAPRSAWRTVPAVLVGLVGVLLAGLLVQGLRLEPPVPRVQTAVRLDGSPRLKPVAEPAGRLAVPNPGRLPIAELFNLKVNTIVIDPGHGGRDPGAVGVAGGLEKDITLDVGLRLRDRLARRHGARVLMTRETDVEVPLGERVAFANENGADLFVSLHVNSIPDASVAPLETYYFGLRGDDATLRLAHGENAAADYSVAEFNTMIQRAGNTVKFQESRNLAQSVQTSLVETVRRANAGASDWGVKAGPFVVLLGVEAPAILAEMAAISNPDEEARLDTDAHRERLARSLEEGIAAYLQARPLLNAPTPIPPHDGEEDR, encoded by the coding sequence GTGTCCTCCGTCTCCGACTCTCGGTCCAACAAGCGCGACATCCTGCAGGCTGTCTACGAGGACAACCTGCACACGGCCACGCCCACCGCGCGGCCCCGGCGCGTGCGCCGTCCGGCCCGGCAGGACCCGGCTCCGCGTTCGGCATGGCGGACCGTCCCGGCGGTGCTCGTCGGGCTCGTCGGGGTGCTGCTGGCGGGACTTTTGGTGCAGGGCCTCCGGCTGGAGCCGCCGGTCCCGCGCGTCCAGACGGCCGTACGCCTCGACGGCTCGCCGCGCCTCAAGCCGGTCGCCGAGCCGGCCGGCCGCCTCGCGGTGCCGAATCCCGGTCGGTTGCCGATTGCCGAACTGTTCAACCTCAAGGTCAACACGATCGTGATCGACCCCGGGCACGGGGGGCGTGACCCGGGTGCCGTCGGCGTAGCGGGGGGGCTGGAGAAAGACATCACGCTCGACGTGGGGCTGCGGCTCCGCGACCGCCTCGCCCGCCGCCACGGTGCCCGTGTTCTAATGACGCGGGAGACCGACGTCGAAGTACCGCTCGGCGAGCGCGTGGCCTTCGCCAACGAGAACGGTGCCGACCTCTTCGTCTCGCTCCACGTCAACTCGATCCCCGACGCGTCCGTCGCACCGCTCGAGACCTACTACTTTGGCCTCCGAGGCGACGACGCGACGCTCCGCCTCGCCCACGGCGAGAACGCGGCGGCGGACTACTCGGTGGCCGAGTTCAACACGATGATCCAGCGGGCTGGGAACACGGTCAAGTTCCAGGAATCGCGCAACCTCGCGCAGTCGGTTCAGACGTCGCTCGTCGAGACCGTCCGCCGGGCGAACGCCGGGGCCAGCGACTGGGGCGTCAAGGCCGGGCCGTTCGTCGTGCTCCTCGGCGTGGAGGCGCCCGCAATCCTCGCCGAGATGGCCGCGATCAGCAACCCCGACGAGGAGGCGCGCCTCGACACCGACGCCCACCGCGAACGCCTCGCCCGCTCGCTCGAAGAAGGCATTGCGGCGTACCTTCAAGCCCGGCCGCTCCTCAACGCACCTACCCCGATCCCCCCCCACGATGGCGAAGAAGACCGCTAA
- the mamK gene encoding MamK family actin-like protein translates to MAKKTAKPTKKSTAPLHIGIDLGTSRSAVVASNGKRTWVESYVAWPKDFVARKMLGEAILFGEHAVENRLSVDLVRPLENGVIRDGTERDEEAVRELIHHLIEQVEPKDGQPIHAAVGVPAEALKVNKLAIRDAVKAYADALMVVSEPFAVAYGLDALTNALVIDIGAGTVDFCVMHGTMPTEEDQRTLTMAGDFVDRQLHGLLEERHPEAKFSDVAVRHFKEQHGYVGSENGKLAMTASVGGKITDVDVSKELREACEAIIPAIVETAIELVARYEPDFQEVVKKNIFLAGGGSQIKGIAEAVEDGLKEYGPCRVRVVDDPLFAGAEGALALAQDMPEAFWEDM, encoded by the coding sequence ATGGCGAAGAAGACCGCTAAGCCCACCAAGAAATCCACCGCCCCACTTCACATCGGCATCGACCTCGGCACGTCCCGCAGCGCGGTCGTCGCCTCGAACGGCAAGCGCACCTGGGTCGAGAGCTACGTCGCCTGGCCGAAGGACTTCGTCGCCCGGAAGATGCTCGGCGAGGCGATCCTGTTCGGCGAGCACGCGGTCGAGAACCGGCTGTCGGTCGACCTCGTGCGGCCGCTCGAAAACGGCGTCATCCGCGACGGCACCGAGCGCGACGAGGAGGCCGTGCGCGAGCTGATCCACCACCTCATCGAGCAGGTCGAGCCGAAGGACGGGCAGCCGATCCACGCCGCGGTCGGGGTCCCGGCCGAGGCGCTCAAGGTCAACAAGCTCGCCATCCGCGACGCGGTCAAGGCGTACGCCGACGCGCTCATGGTCGTCTCCGAGCCTTTCGCCGTCGCCTACGGCCTCGACGCGCTCACGAACGCCCTCGTGATCGACATCGGCGCGGGCACGGTCGACTTCTGCGTCATGCACGGCACGATGCCGACCGAGGAGGACCAGCGCACGCTCACGATGGCGGGCGACTTCGTGGACCGCCAGCTCCACGGGCTCCTCGAAGAGCGCCACCCCGAGGCCAAGTTCTCCGACGTCGCGGTCCGGCACTTCAAGGAGCAGCACGGCTACGTCGGCTCGGAGAACGGCAAGCTCGCCATGACGGCCTCGGTCGGCGGCAAGATCACCGACGTGGACGTGTCGAAGGAACTGCGGGAGGCGTGCGAGGCGATTATCCCGGCCATCGTCGAGACGGCCATCGAACTCGTCGCGCGCTACGAGCCCGACTTCCAGGAGGTGGTCAAGAAAAACATCTTCCTCGCCGGCGGCGGGAGCCAGATCAAGGGCATCGCCGAGGCCGTGGAGGACGGGCTGAAGGAGTACGGCCCCTGCCGCGTCCGCGTCGTGGACGACCCGCTCTTCGCCGGGGCCGAGGGCGCGCTCGCGCTCGCCCAGGACATGCCCGAGGCGTTCTGGGAGGACATGTGA
- a CDS encoding T9SS type A sorting domain-containing protein: MLTSILPALLLTLALLIVPMMPAAGQTVSSIVFDSSQSMDGLYVDRDGTLFATGGFVGTDIYRLTLDGDLSVFATGLVGPIHLTQAPSGTYYATEFNVTSATRSYVSEISPDGTVRRFADLKAGASDIVADADGNLYVSHFGYIQTANGRSITEVAGGFVEDFSESGLLSAPVGLDFDDEGNLYAANIFDGRIVKMAPDGTQSLFASLPPLEPFTIGHLIWAGGRLYATYLGASQVWVFEPDGTGRVYAGSGETGQQDGPASEATFIQPNGIAASVTGDTLFVSEYGAPRDRLRMITPAPATDTEGTRRLPQPLRIDAAYPNPFGTATTLNFTLGTPAEVSLTVYDVLGRVVDRVEAGARAAGFHALEWHPPSLSGGTYLLRLSAGRARASRPIVYRP, from the coding sequence ATGCTGACCTCGATACTCCCCGCGCTCCTGCTCACGCTCGCCCTGCTCATCGTCCCGATGATGCCCGCTGCGGGGCAGACCGTGAGCAGCATCGTCTTCGACTCGTCGCAGTCGATGGACGGCCTCTACGTCGACCGCGACGGCACCCTCTTCGCCACGGGCGGCTTCGTCGGCACCGACATCTACCGCCTCACGCTCGACGGCGACCTCTCGGTGTTCGCGACGGGGCTTGTCGGGCCGATCCACCTGACCCAGGCACCCAGCGGCACCTACTACGCGACGGAATTCAACGTGACCTCGGCCACGCGGAGCTACGTCAGCGAGATCAGCCCCGATGGGACCGTGCGCCGGTTCGCCGACCTCAAGGCCGGCGCAAGCGACATCGTGGCCGACGCCGACGGCAATCTCTACGTGTCGCACTTCGGGTACATCCAGACCGCCAACGGGCGCAGCATCACCGAGGTCGCCGGCGGCTTCGTCGAAGACTTCTCCGAGAGTGGCCTCCTCAGCGCCCCCGTTGGGCTGGACTTCGACGACGAGGGCAACCTCTACGCGGCCAACATCTTCGACGGGCGGATCGTCAAGATGGCCCCGGACGGGACGCAGTCGCTCTTCGCCTCGCTCCCTCCGCTAGAGCCGTTTACGATTGGGCACCTCATTTGGGCGGGCGGGCGGCTCTACGCCACCTACCTCGGGGCGAGCCAGGTGTGGGTCTTCGAGCCGGACGGCACGGGCCGCGTGTACGCCGGCAGCGGCGAAACCGGTCAGCAGGACGGCCCCGCGAGCGAAGCCACCTTCATCCAGCCTAACGGCATCGCGGCCTCCGTCACCGGCGACACGCTCTTCGTCAGCGAGTACGGCGCGCCGCGCGACCGGCTGCGCATGATTACGCCCGCTCCGGCGACGGACACGGAGGGCACCCGTCGCCTCCCGCAACCGCTTCGGATCGACGCGGCCTACCCCAACCCTTTCGGCACCGCTACGACGCTCAACTTCACGCTGGGGACTCCGGCTGAGGTCTCGCTGACGGTGTACGACGTGCTGGGCCGAGTCGTGGACCGCGTGGAGGCCGGGGCTCGGGCCGCCGGGTTCCACGCGCTGGAGTGGCACCCGCCGTCGCTCTCGGGCGGGACCTATCTGCTCCGCCTGAGCGCCGGCCGCGCCCGGGCCAGCCGACCCATCGTCTATCGTCCCTGA
- a CDS encoding nitroreductase family protein — protein MFDPKAVAAAIQARQTFKVLGDPDAPVQFSAEAAAQNQQVVLEALRVAGWAPFHYARGTGGLAEPWRAHVLWHEPCQHLAHRLFEWFPDLSPSSKIPRMLAACGALALVTWLPQFGHVEDPKPAQVRTDEEHLMASSAMVQNLLLLLTAHGMGTYWSSGGVLGSAPLFRHLGIPETERLLAAVFVEYPETLGEDRERRPGKHRASRSDGWISEVAVEGA, from the coding sequence ATGTTCGACCCGAAAGCCGTTGCCGCCGCAATCCAGGCGCGCCAGACGTTCAAGGTGCTTGGCGACCCCGACGCCCCCGTCCAGTTCTCCGCCGAGGCGGCTGCGCAGAACCAGCAGGTCGTGCTGGAGGCGCTGCGCGTGGCGGGGTGGGCCCCGTTTCACTACGCTCGCGGCACCGGCGGCCTGGCCGAGCCGTGGCGCGCCCACGTCCTGTGGCACGAGCCGTGCCAACACCTAGCCCACCGGCTCTTCGAGTGGTTCCCCGACCTGAGCCCGTCCAGCAAAATCCCGCGGATGCTGGCGGCGTGCGGCGCGCTCGCCCTCGTGACGTGGCTCCCGCAGTTCGGCCACGTCGAGGACCCCAAGCCGGCCCAGGTGCGGACCGACGAGGAGCACCTGATGGCGAGTTCGGCGATGGTCCAGAACCTCCTCCTGCTGCTCACCGCGCACGGCATGGGCACCTACTGGTCCAGCGGCGGCGTCCTCGGGTCGGCGCCGCTCTTTCGCCACCTCGGGATTCCCGAGACCGAGCGACTCCTGGCCGCCGTCTTCGTCGAGTACCCCGAGACGCTCGGCGAGGACCGGGAGCGCCGGCCGGGCAAGCACCGCGCGAGCCGGTCCGACGGCTGGATCAGCGAGGTCGCCGTCGAGGGGGCATAG